Proteins from one Cellulosilyticum lentocellum DSM 5427 genomic window:
- a CDS encoding AbgT family transporter: MKTEKKRQKKSLIETIGKKIPDPVIIFMGLFAITMVLTYFLGGKEFSTLAKDGSTITYQIKNMFEAENMRWIFDNALLKNWLSYGNGVLGTILVVMLGVGLAEQSGLLSTLIKKVGLKVSDKFLPFILVFLGIMSSIATDAGYIILVPLAGLLYAGLKKNPLIGMAAAFAGVSAGFSANLIPATPSDIILGTNAKAFAEAQGIPFVTAAGKAITPATMHYIFIVVSTIALTLVGGFITIKFIKPKLEKQDYTIPADMNLNEFTVKPEENKALKWAGLGLLIGGAVVALLAFGPLASYEVVDEATGVAKTVTPLMDNIILIITFVFFMPGLFYGYKVGKFKKMEDVVKAMSTAMSSMGYTIVLTFFSYNFLALLSESQLGTYLTYLGATGLQNMGLADYPILLLIGFIITTAIINLFVGGMTSKWMLLGPIFIPMLYNVNSSMTPDMVAAAYRVADSSTNIITPLMSYAGLILVFMRKYKPEYSVGDLISLMFPYSMAFLVIWTTILIGFFTFGIPLGF; the protein is encoded by the coding sequence TTATTTGCCATTACTATGGTTTTAACATATTTCTTAGGCGGAAAAGAGTTCTCAACTTTAGCAAAAGACGGTAGTACAATTACTTATCAAATTAAAAATATGTTCGAAGCAGAGAATATGAGATGGATTTTTGATAACGCGCTACTTAAAAACTGGTTATCATACGGAAACGGCGTATTAGGAACAATTCTTGTTGTTATGTTAGGTGTTGGTTTAGCAGAACAATCAGGTCTTTTATCAACACTTATTAAAAAGGTAGGTCTAAAAGTATCAGATAAGTTTTTGCCATTCATACTTGTATTCTTAGGGATTATGAGTAGTATAGCAACAGATGCAGGATATATTATTCTTGTCCCTTTAGCTGGTTTACTTTATGCAGGGCTTAAGAAAAATCCACTTATCGGTATGGCAGCAGCCTTTGCTGGGGTATCAGCAGGGTTTAGTGCTAACCTGATTCCAGCAACACCAAGTGATATTATTTTAGGTACTAATGCAAAAGCTTTTGCTGAGGCTCAAGGTATACCTTTTGTGACAGCAGCTGGTAAAGCTATTACACCAGCAACAATGCATTACATTTTCATTGTGGTATCAACAATTGCCTTAACACTTGTTGGTGGCTTTATAACGATCAAATTTATTAAACCAAAATTAGAAAAACAAGATTATACTATTCCAGCAGACATGAACTTAAATGAGTTTACTGTTAAACCAGAAGAAAACAAAGCTTTAAAATGGGCAGGACTTGGTCTTCTTATTGGTGGAGCGGTCGTAGCACTTCTTGCATTTGGACCTTTAGCTTCTTATGAAGTAGTAGATGAAGCAACTGGCGTGGCTAAAACAGTAACACCATTAATGGATAACATTATTTTAATCATTACTTTCGTATTCTTTATGCCAGGTTTATTCTATGGCTATAAAGTAGGTAAGTTTAAAAAGATGGAAGACGTTGTAAAAGCAATGTCAACTGCTATGAGTTCAATGGGATATACTATCGTGTTAACATTCTTCTCATATAACTTTTTGGCACTTCTTAGTGAGTCACAACTTGGAACCTATTTAACTTATTTAGGTGCCACAGGTCTCCAAAATATGGGACTTGCAGACTATCCAATTCTATTATTAATCGGATTTATTATTACAACAGCAATAATTAACTTGTTTGTTGGTGGTATGACATCAAAATGGATGTTACTTGGACCGATTTTCATTCCTATGTTATATAATGTAAATAGTTCAATGACACCAGATATGGTTGCAGCAGCATATCGTGTAGCAGACTCTTCAACTAATATTATTACACCATTAATGTCTTATGCAGGTTTAATTCTCGTATTCATGAGAAAATATAAACCTGAATACTCAGTGGGTGATTTAATCAGTTTAATGTTCCCATATTCTATGGCGTTCTTAGTAATATGGACAACTATCC